The window ATTAAATAATGCTTTGTGATTGCTCCTTTAAAATTAATTTTGCAAGAAATTTCTAATTAAGGTCATGACGAGATTAAGTGTAAACATCAATAAAATAGCAACGCTTAGAAATGCTAGAGGAGGAAATGTTCCTAACCTTGTTGAATTCGCAAAAAAAATTGAAACATACGGAGCTGAGGGGGTAACTGTTCATCCTAGACCTGATGAAAGACATATTACTTATCAAGATGTAAGGGATTTAAAACCTATATTAACTACAGAGTTCAATATTGAGGGGAATCCAAAAGAACAAAAATTTATTGACTTAGTACTAGAAAATAAACCTGAACAAGTGACTTTAGTTCCTGATGTACAAGGACAACTAACCTCAAATCATGGTTGGGACACTGTAAAACATCGTGAATTTTTAACTGAAATTTTAGCACTTTTTAAAGCTGAAAGGATTCGAACTTCTGTATTTGTTGACGCTATACCTTCTATGGTTGAAGGAGCTAAAGCATGTGGTAGTGATCGTATTGAATTATATACCGAATCGTATGCTTCTTTATTCCATTCGGATCCGTCCAAAGCGATTGCTCCATTTATTACAGCAGCTCACAAAGCCAACGAAATAGGAATTGAAATAAATGCTGGTCATGACTTGGATTTAAACAACCTAAAGTTCTTTAAGGATTCTATCCCTAATCTTAAAGAAGTCTCAATTGGCCACGCTTTAATTGCAGATGCTCTTCATTATGGTATGGAAAATACAGTACAGTTGTATTTAAGAGCTCTTAAGCATTAATGAAGTATTCTTGACATAACTACTAAGCAAATGAAATTACATTATAAAAAATATGGGGAAGGACAGCCACTTATCATTGTTCACGGTTTATTTGGGACACTAGATAACTGGCAAACTTTAGGCAAGAAATTCGCGGAGCATTTTGAGGTTTATTTAGTTGATCAACGTAATCATGGGCATTCTCCTCATTCTGAGGATATGAACTATCAATTAATGTCAGACGATTTACATGAATTAATTACTGATTTAGATTTATCTGATGTCATTTTAGTTGGTCACTCCATGGGAGGAAAAGCCGTGATGACTTATGCCACCCAACATCCCGAATACATTGATAAATTAGTTGTTGTAGATATTGCCCCTAAACAATACCCACTACATCACCAACAAATCTTAGCAGGATTGAACGCTATTGACCTTTCTGTTGTTAAAACCAGAAGAGCAGCAGATGCAGTACTTTCAGAATATATTTCAGATCTTGGCGTAAAACAGTTCTTATTAAAAAATTTATATTGGGTTGAAAAAGGACAATTAGGCTGGCGAATCAATATTCCAACGCTAACCAATCACATGGATGAAATCTTAGCGGCAACACCATCGATACGAGTAGAAACTCCTACGCTTTTTATTCGTGGGGAAAAATCCAACTATATCACAGAAGATGATTATCAAAACATCTACAACCAATTTTTAGATAGTGAAATCGAAACAATTTATAATGTTGGACACTGGGTACATGCTGAAAATCCATTGGAGTTTTACCAATTATTATATGATTTTGTGCAATAATGGAAACCCTTAAAAAGTTCTGCCAACAACAAGGCTATTCCTATCATTTTAAATTGACGAAAATTTTAGCCGGGAATGGAACTTATGATTATCTTGAAAAACATTTTATTGCTTTTGTTTACAAAAAAGTTAAGCTATCAATAAGCAGTAGTTATGGTTATCAAGACCACTCTTCTATTACTTTTTCTTTTAAAACCGTTAAACCTATACCGTCTATATCCATAGATACTTATGAAAATTTATATAGGAAGCTTGTAGGAGTCAAGACCCCATGGAAGATAAGCTGTAAAGACTTTCAACTAAAAGAATTAACCCTTGAACAACTGAATGTTAGTCGCTTAACAGAACTTGCTAACAATACATCTTTCTCACCAACAATGAGTTCTAGCAATAGCTCAAATCACTATGAATTCAAAACATTTTATACCCTAGGAAAAGCTGAAGAGGTAGAACATTTTGAGAAAATCATTAACTTTCACAAGGCATTAATCGACCATATCATATCTAGATATAAACTAAAGTTATAGCAATGAAAAAAGCTTATTTTAATTGGAGTTCTGGTAAAGATTCATCTTTAGCACTTTATGAAATAAAAAAGGATGCATCGCTAAGTATTGAACAACTTGTGACCTCTGTTAACTCACATTTTAATCGTGTTTCAATGCATGGTTTAAGGATCTCTTTATTACAACAACAAGCTGATGCCATTGGAATACCCTTGGATTTAATCGAACTACCTCAGAATCCATCTATGGAAGAATACAATGAGCTATTAACAGCAAAAATTAAAGACTACCAAAACAAAGGGTTTGAACATTGTATTTTTGGCGATATTTTTCTCGAAGATCTGCGAACTTACAGAGAAAACCAATTAAAACCTTACGGCATTACAACCTCCTTTCCATTATGGAAAAAAGATACTTCCTCTTTGATTAAGCGCTTCATTGCTTTAGGTTTTAAAGCTATTGTTATCTGTATTAATTCACAAAAATTAGAACACTCCTTTCTTGGAAGAGTAATTGATGAAGACTTTATCAATGATTTACCAAACGATGTTGATCCATGTGGTGAGCATGGAGAATTTCATACTTTTTGCTATGACGGTCCAATTTTTAAACACCCTATCGTGTTTGATAAAGGAGAAGAAACTTACAGAACATATCCTATCAATGATTCAGAAACTATTGGCTATTGGTTTCTTGATTTAATTCCAGGTTCTCGTTAAAACTTATAACGCAATAACAAATACCCTGAATAGACTTGATTTGGAACTTCTAAAACTGGCGTTGAATCGTATAATAAACTATAAGTAGCAACCACGCTAAATTCTTTTGAAACTTGATAAGACAATGATGTTTCATTAGATAACCTAAAATCATTTAGTAAATTGACTTTAGGCTGATAATAATTAATCAATCGTAACTTCCACTTTTCATTCAAATCCCAATTAAAAGAGAGGTAAGAAGTCATTCTTAAAGCATGATGAAAAGTCTCAATAGTTGTTTCTTCATATTCGTACATCCCTCCTATACTAAAATTACAATTAATCGTATCATTTCCTACAAGTTTAGCGCGGGCTCCAGCTCCTAATAAAAAACGTTGCTTAATTTTTTGTACTCCATTAAACTGGACCTGAGTAAACAACTCACTTTTTAATGTTGCATCAGTATTTAGATCTTGTATTCTTCTTAAGTGAACTCCTCCTTTGTTGATTAGGTCATCACTATTCTTTTTGATTAACTTAAAATCAGTTAAAAATAAATAGGTAACAGAGTCTTTCTTATAATTAATGGTTGATTTATTAAAAAACTCAAAAATAGAACGTGTATTTTCCGTATATTTTATAGAGACGTCGACATTTCCTTTCCAGCCATTTTCATCAACATCTCCTCTCCTTTTTTCAACATTTAAAATCTGTCCAAAAACAACACTTGAAATCAAGGCAAAAAAGAGTGTATAAAAAAATTTAAACATCTGGCAAAGATAAATATTACTGCTATACCCTACTCATAACACATACTATTTTATTAAATTTGTTGTTATGAAAATTTATAAACTTAAGGGATTACTTCAAAATGAGGGTTGGATCTCTCCAGCTTTTGTTACAGTTTCTAAAAAAGGAAAAATCAAATCAATTTCTGATACCTATAATGACGGACACCCAATTATTAATCTTAATGGGTATGCAATCCCTGGTTTTCAAAACGCACATTCACATGCTTTTCAATATGCCATGGCTGGATTAGCTGAAAAACATCAAATTTCTGCTCATGCCGATGATTTTTGGAGCTGGAGAGAAGCCATGTATGATTTAGCACTTCAAGTTACCCCCGAGCAACTCGAACATATAGCTGTAATGCTTTATTCGGAAATGGTGAGACATGGCTATACTCATGTCGCTGAATTCCACTATTTACATCATGATATTGATGGTCAACCATACCCTGATCAAGCTGAAATGGGGAAACGTTTAATCAAAGCTGCTAAACGAGCTGGTATTAACATTACTTTAATTCCTATCTTCTATCAAATGGGAGGATTTGGTGTTCCTCCAACCTCGAAACAAAAACGTTTTCTTTCTAAAACCACTGCGCAGTATATTGCACTGCTCAATGCCTCTATGGAAGCTTGTTCTATCTATAAAGGAGCTACTATTGGTATTGGGATCCATTCGTTACGTGGTGTTAAAGGAGAAGACATCATCAAAATTAGTAAGCATGAAGCTTTTAAAACTTTACCTTTTCACATCCACATTGCAGAACAGTTAAAAGAAATTGAAGATTCTATCAATTTTCAAAATAAAAGGCCTGTTGAGTGGTTGCTAGAAAATATTGAACTTAACGAACGTTTCCAACTTGTACACGCTACTCACTTAACGCCAGATGAAGTAAAAGGGATTGCCGAAACAAAAGCGAATGTAGTGCTTTGCCCTACAACCGAGGGAAACCTTGGAGATGGTATTTTTCCTTTAATTGAGTTTCAAAAACTGAATGGAAAATGGAGCATTGGTACAGATAGCCATGTTAGTCTAAATCCTCTTGAAGAGCTTAGGTTGTTAGATTATGGTCAACGTTTAGTTTCGCATCGTAGAAATATCTTTACCTCTTCAACTGAAGGAAACAGTGCAAATTATGCCATTCAACAAAGTTTAATTACTGGACGAAAGGCTATGGGGAATTTCAATGAAGAATATTTTAAAATAGGTGATTATTTTAATGCCGCTGTATTTAATGCTGATTTCCCTTTAATAGCTAATTCTTCGCTTGAAAACCTAACCAATACAATCTTATATGCTACAGATAGTATTGCCCAACTAGGAACCATAACAAATGGAAAATTAATCTGTTATAAAGGCAAACACAAAAAAGCTGACAGAATAGCTCAGAATTTTCAAGACAGTATAACCACTATTGGGAATCGATAAATTTGTTTTTTTTTCTTTTTTTTAGCAACTTTATAGAAATCTACCGTCATTAAATAAAGTGCGACCAACATGAAAAAGCTTCTGATTATCATTCTATTTTTGACTCCTATCCTTTTGATAAGTCAAGAAAATTGTAACAACGGTATAGATGATGATGGAGATGGGTTAATTGACTTATTTGATGATGAGTGTGAGTGTGAAGGGTTTTCTTCATCTCAGAATGTTCCTTCTCTTATTCCTAACTATTCTTTTGAAAACAATACAGGTTGTGGTGGTGTTTCCCAATTAGGACATGCTGTAACTTGGATACAAGCTAGTAATCCTACTTCTGACTATTGGAATTCATGTGGTGGCGGACCAACTTTTTCTCCTCATCCACAATATCCTTTACCCGGAGGTGGTGATGGATTTGTAGGGTTTTACAATAATTCTGGTTGGCAAGAGCATATTGGAGCTTGTTTATCTTCTCCAATGGTTGCTGGAAATACTTATATCCTGAGTTGTTGGGTTGCCGGCAGTGGTTTTGGCTCTAGCTACTCTTTACCTTTTAGTATTTATGGGACTCCCAATTGTGCTGACTTACCCTTTAATTCTAATGGGTGTCCAGTAGGGATAAACGGTTGGTATGAAATGGGAAATACTCAATTAAATCTACCTACGGATAATAGTTGGGTGAATGTCACTTTTACATTCACTCCTACACAAAACATCAATGCCATTGACTTTGGTGGTTCATGCGCTAACCCTAATGGTGGTTATTTTTACTTGGATGAATTACTCCTTTCCGAAATTTCAAATTTTTCTTCTATAGAAATTACTCCTAATGGTGGCTGGTGTACTGATGATCTTTCTTTGACAGCATCA of the Flavobacteriales bacterium genome contains:
- a CDS encoding pyridoxine 5'-phosphate synthase is translated as MTRLSVNINKIATLRNARGGNVPNLVEFAKKIETYGAEGVTVHPRPDERHITYQDVRDLKPILTTEFNIEGNPKEQKFIDLVLENKPEQVTLVPDVQGQLTSNHGWDTVKHREFLTEILALFKAERIRTSVFVDAIPSMVEGAKACGSDRIELYTESYASLFHSDPSKAIAPFITAAHKANEIGIEINAGHDLDLNNLKFFKDSIPNLKEVSIGHALIADALHYGMENTVQLYLRALKH
- a CDS encoding alpha/beta fold hydrolase, with product MKLHYKKYGEGQPLIIVHGLFGTLDNWQTLGKKFAEHFEVYLVDQRNHGHSPHSEDMNYQLMSDDLHELITDLDLSDVILVGHSMGGKAVMTYATQHPEYIDKLVVVDIAPKQYPLHHQQILAGLNAIDLSVVKTRRAADAVLSEYISDLGVKQFLLKNLYWVEKGQLGWRINIPTLTNHMDEILAATPSIRVETPTLFIRGEKSNYITEDDYQNIYNQFLDSEIETIYNVGHWVHAENPLEFYQLLYDFVQ
- a CDS encoding diphthine--ammonia ligase, with amino-acid sequence MKKAYFNWSSGKDSSLALYEIKKDASLSIEQLVTSVNSHFNRVSMHGLRISLLQQQADAIGIPLDLIELPQNPSMEEYNELLTAKIKDYQNKGFEHCIFGDIFLEDLRTYRENQLKPYGITTSFPLWKKDTSSLIKRFIALGFKAIVICINSQKLEHSFLGRVIDEDFINDLPNDVDPCGEHGEFHTFCYDGPIFKHPIVFDKGEETYRTYPINDSETIGYWFLDLIPGSR
- a CDS encoding DUF481 domain-containing protein, whose translation is MFKFFYTLFFALISSVVFGQILNVEKRRGDVDENGWKGNVDVSIKYTENTRSIFEFFNKSTINYKKDSVTYLFLTDFKLIKKNSDDLINKGGVHLRRIQDLNTDATLKSELFTQVQFNGVQKIKQRFLLGAGARAKLVGNDTINCNFSIGGMYEYEETTIETFHHALRMTSYLSFNWDLNEKWKLRLINYYQPKVNLLNDFRLSNETSLSYQVSKEFSVVATYSLLYDSTPVLEVPNQVYSGYLLLRYKF
- the hutF gene encoding formimidoylglutamate deiminase → MKIYKLKGLLQNEGWISPAFVTVSKKGKIKSISDTYNDGHPIINLNGYAIPGFQNAHSHAFQYAMAGLAEKHQISAHADDFWSWREAMYDLALQVTPEQLEHIAVMLYSEMVRHGYTHVAEFHYLHHDIDGQPYPDQAEMGKRLIKAAKRAGINITLIPIFYQMGGFGVPPTSKQKRFLSKTTAQYIALLNASMEACSIYKGATIGIGIHSLRGVKGEDIIKISKHEAFKTLPFHIHIAEQLKEIEDSINFQNKRPVEWLLENIELNERFQLVHATHLTPDEVKGIAETKANVVLCPTTEGNLGDGIFPLIEFQKLNGKWSIGTDSHVSLNPLEELRLLDYGQRLVSHRRNIFTSSTEGNSANYAIQQSLITGRKAMGNFNEEYFKIGDYFNAAVFNADFPLIANSSLENLTNTILYATDSIAQLGTITNGKLICYKGKHKKADRIAQNFQDSITTIGNR
- a CDS encoding PKD domain-containing protein, with product MKKLLIIILFLTPILLISQENCNNGIDDDGDGLIDLFDDECECEGFSSSQNVPSLIPNYSFENNTGCGGVSQLGHAVTWIQASNPTSDYWNSCGGGPTFSPHPQYPLPGGGDGFVGFYNNSGWQEHIGACLSSPMVAGNTYILSCWVAGSGFGSSYSLPFSIYGTPNCADLPFNSNGCPVGINGWYEMGNTQLNLPTDNSWVNVTFTFTPTQNINAIDFGGSCANPNGGYFYLDELLLSEISNFSSIEITPNGGWCTDDLSLTASTDTSGGTWQWYKDSIALVGETNPILNISGNNYGLGNYTIKLTIGNKCETTTYSVELPDFPTANFDFDSVCNNNVTSFNDLSTVPSGTINTWEWDFGDGNISNNTSPTHTFSNDGSFNVQLIVTSDIGCKDTLTETVLVFPNPQTNFTVEDVCLNEPSIFMNTSSINAPDNIATYNWTFGDGNSSTLANPNHIYANEGTFQVKLVLASN